A genome region from Halorubellus sp. JP-L1 includes the following:
- the upp gene encoding uracil phosphoribosyltransferase: MTIENRDEAYLVTHALAKDTLSELRSVDTEQVAFRKGLVKLGRICGYEIIDGRMETEYVQIETPMADTMGERVKGLDDVVIVNVLRAATPFVEGLLKAFPRARQGVISASRDEEAGRNDDGEFPITVDYVKLPEITEEDTVIVADPMLATGSTMATVLDHVLESATEPEHLICLSAVSAPEGLVRVADQCPDVDLLTVAIDDELDENGFIVPGLGDAGDRAFRTT; encoded by the coding sequence ATGACGATCGAGAACCGGGACGAGGCGTACCTCGTCACGCACGCCCTCGCGAAGGACACGCTGTCGGAGCTCCGGAGCGTCGACACCGAGCAGGTCGCGTTCCGGAAGGGCCTCGTGAAACTCGGCCGCATCTGCGGGTACGAGATCATCGACGGACGGATGGAGACGGAGTACGTCCAGATCGAGACGCCGATGGCGGACACGATGGGCGAGCGCGTCAAGGGCCTCGACGACGTCGTCATCGTGAACGTCCTGCGCGCGGCGACGCCGTTCGTCGAAGGACTCCTGAAGGCGTTCCCGCGCGCTCGCCAGGGCGTCATTTCCGCGAGCCGCGACGAGGAAGCCGGCCGGAACGACGACGGCGAGTTCCCCATCACCGTCGACTACGTGAAGCTCCCCGAGATCACGGAAGAGGACACCGTCATCGTCGCGGACCCGATGCTCGCAACGGGATCGACGATGGCGACCGTCCTCGATCACGTCCTCGAGAGCGCAACCGAGCCCGAGCACCTCATCTGCCTGTCGGCGGTGTCCGCGCCAGAGGGCCTGGTGCGCGTCGCCGACCAGTGCCCCGACGTCGACCTCCTCACCGTCGCCATCGACGACGAACTCGACGAGAACGGCTTCATCGTTCCCGGCCTCGGCGACGCCGGCGACCGCGCGTTCCGCACCACCTGA